A genomic region of Sulfobacillus acidophilus DSM 10332 contains the following coding sequences:
- a CDS encoding LSU ribosomal protein L34P (PFAM: Ribosomal protein L34~TIGRFAM: ribosomal protein L34, bacterial type~HAMAP: 50S ribosomal protein L34~InterPro IPR000271~KEGG: sus:Acid_1093 50S ribosomal protein L34P~PFAM: Ribosomal protein L34~SPTR: 50S ribosomal protein L34;~TIGRFAM: Ribosomal protein L34~manually curated~IMG reference gene:2506612204_SP) has protein sequence MKRTFQPNRRHRAKVHGFRQRMRTRQGRAVLRRRRQKGRKRLAG, from the coding sequence GTGAAACGAACATTTCAGCCCAATCGCCGGCATCGGGCCAAGGTGCACGGGTTTCGGCAGCGGATGCGGACGCGTCAAGGACGCGCCGTTTTGCGGCGTCGGCGTCAGAAGGGACGCAAGCGGCTAGCCGGGTGA